A DNA window from Clavibacter sepedonicus contains the following coding sequences:
- a CDS encoding XRE family transcriptional regulator translates to MSTTTFVPARLKMARAIRQMTATALAAEAGTTPPWVSQAERSKDTPSPELIREFARVLNLPIEFFYRPLKHLPPSDAFHFRATSRLAKKDEDMARALSALAMELSDWIEDTYRAPEPAVPEVQDLIGSDDEVAPEQAAEALRGAWGLGVAPIKNLLQLLESKGAKIYSAGGPLQAIDAFSFRHAATPVIFLNVHKSAERLRFDLAHELGHLVMHGGSLHVEPGKEKELAANDFASAFLMPRSDVLGSIRGNLMLEDVLVLKRRWRVSAMALNLRAHRLGVISEWTYSTLAKQLSIAGFRRGEPGSDLRVESSSLLTQVMSDMRARGDGFSDIARVLNVRAQDVQDLMLGIVTFAIQGEGMRAVRSTADLREASVAPVTDLSRHRGAHRG, encoded by the coding sequence ATGAGCACCACCACCTTCGTTCCGGCGCGCCTGAAGATGGCGCGGGCCATTCGCCAGATGACCGCTACCGCACTCGCGGCCGAGGCCGGCACAACCCCGCCGTGGGTGTCGCAGGCTGAGCGCAGCAAAGATACGCCGAGCCCAGAGTTGATCCGTGAGTTTGCCCGTGTCCTCAACTTGCCTATCGAATTCTTCTATCGGCCTCTTAAGCACCTGCCACCGTCGGATGCCTTCCACTTCCGCGCGACGTCGAGGCTTGCTAAGAAGGATGAAGACATGGCGCGAGCGTTGTCGGCGCTTGCGATGGAGCTGTCTGACTGGATCGAGGACACCTACCGCGCTCCTGAACCGGCGGTTCCTGAGGTGCAGGACTTGATTGGGTCCGACGATGAGGTGGCACCGGAGCAGGCCGCGGAGGCACTTCGCGGCGCCTGGGGGCTCGGCGTTGCCCCGATCAAGAATTTGCTGCAGTTGCTCGAATCCAAGGGCGCCAAGATTTATTCGGCCGGTGGTCCTCTCCAGGCCATCGACGCCTTCTCATTCCGTCACGCGGCGACGCCGGTCATATTCCTGAATGTGCACAAGTCCGCGGAGCGACTGCGCTTCGACCTCGCGCATGAGCTTGGGCATCTCGTCATGCACGGTGGGTCGCTGCACGTCGAGCCTGGTAAGGAGAAGGAGCTGGCGGCGAACGACTTCGCCAGCGCGTTCCTCATGCCGCGCTCAGACGTGCTGGGTTCCATTCGCGGGAACTTGATGCTTGAGGACGTGCTCGTCCTCAAACGGCGTTGGCGTGTCAGCGCGATGGCGCTGAACCTCCGCGCACACCGGCTTGGTGTGATCTCAGAGTGGACCTACAGCACGCTTGCCAAGCAGCTCTCGATCGCCGGCTTCCGACGAGGTGAACCGGGATCCGACCTGCGAGTCGAGTCCTCGAGTCTGCTTACGCAGGTCATGAGCGACATGAGGGCCCGGGGGGATGGCTTCTCGGACATCGCGCGCGTCTTGAACGTTCGCGCACAGGACGTGCAGGATCTGATGCTCGGAATCGTAACCTTTGCGATTCAAGGAGAGGGAATGCGTGCTGTGCGCAGTACCGCCGACCTGCGCGAGGCGTCCGTTGCACCGGTAACGGATCTCAGCAGACACCGCGGCGCGCATCGAGGATGA